The following proteins are co-located in the Gigantopelta aegis isolate Gae_Host chromosome 5, Gae_host_genome, whole genome shotgun sequence genome:
- the LOC121373646 gene encoding zinc finger protein 724-like isoform X2, which translates to MMSTFGQLDGADLKTLLETEVCDEIESFFTKAEFSSMSDYEKLRLRNMRKNYEMMGLLGLPVLKPEFMKGPRARRRRNIIVESDDSDEEWKPGSSRRHSKEKVFKTPYRISSKPEPSMVSKKKSPKSTKSKSEKCGHRYPMRPRSLTNYMNIEVPDDDRFLYCEDCGKEYDGDCPVHGPLNIVEDTKVPNTVKNKDKASCTLPAGLSIRKSGIPNAGLGVWADKFFPSRTQFGPYGGICEKDIDKAHASGYCWQIYNDTGRLSHFVDARDPSQSNWMRYVNCARTEEEQNVTAYQFSGQIYYRSFKPIKPGSELLVWYGQEYAKELGISPKQWTSKHMKKTNIKGVFSCAYCIMAYSNAEFLQKHLKRSHWDKMQRTECTGNEIGNVEKLSPVKRVEISNMAVTAKKNVHDENTNRSLKPQNLGEKHKSSRTSDKKLHTENKSFENCLCENEFDSSKSSATCLDVKCLKCGVCKKEFSQSNDLTLHARMCTEKTLKKCDVYKTGVNMSDNLTTQKQHTGETPYKCDVCGKQFNQSGPLTTHKRIHTGEKPYKCDVCGKQFNQSIHLTKHKRIHTGEKPYKCDVCGKQFNDSSALTTHKRIHTGETPYKCDVCGKQFNHSGTLTRHKRIHTGEKPYKCDVCGKQFNDSSALTTHKRIHTGETPYKCDVCGKQFNQSGPLTKHKRIHTGETPYKCDVCGKQFNVSSHLTTHKRIHTGETPYKCDVCGKQFNQSGDLTRHKRIHTGEKPYKCDVCGKQFNQSGPLTTHKRIHTGEKPYKCDVCGKQFNHSSTLTTHKRIHTGETPYKCDVCGKQFNHSGDLTTHKRIHTGETPYKCDVCGKQFSDSSALTTHKRIHTGETPYKCDVCGKQFSDSSALTTHKRIHTGETPYKCDVCGKQFNHSGDLITHKGIHTDGSHCVKLMKLKRQKNKVTNKTFVKRPNTCEE; encoded by the exons ATGATGTCGACGTTTGGACAGTTGGATGGTGCTGACCTCAAAACTTTGCTTGAGACAGAGGTTTGTGATGAAATTGAATCATTTTTCACCAAGGCAGAATTTTCTAGTATGTCAGATTATGAGAAACTGCGACTTAGGAATATGAGGAAGAACTATGAAATGATGGGACTTTTGG GTCTTCCGGTTCTGAAGCCTGAATTTATGAAAGGTCCTAGAGCACGGCGGAGGAGGAATATAATTGTAGAGTCTGATGACAGCGACGAGGAATGGAAGCCTGGATCGTCACGTAGACATTCTAAAG AAAAGGTATTCAAAACTCCATATCGAATTTCATCAAAGCCAGAGCCAAGTATGGTTTCTAAAAAG aaatcgCCAAAAAGTACTAAAAGTAAAAGTGAAAAATGTGGACATCGGTATCCAATGAGGCCAAGAAGTCTTACAAACTACATGAACATTGAGGTTCCAGATGACGACCGCTTTTTAT ATTGTGAAGACTGTGGGAAAGAGTATGATGGTGACTGTCCGGTACATGGGCCTTTAAATATTGTGGAAGATACTAAG gTTCCCAATACGGTGAAGAACAAGGATAAAGCTAGCTGTACTCTTCCTGCAGGCCTGTCCATCCGGAAGTCGGGGATTCCCAATGCTGGTTTAGGTGTCTGGGCTGACAAGTTCTTTCCAAGTAGGACACAGTTTGGACCATATGGAGGCATTTGTGAAAAGGACATTGACAAAGCTCATGCATCTGGCTATTGTTGGCAG ATCTATAATGATACTGGTCGGCTGTCTCACTTTGTGGATGCACGTGACCCGTCTCAGTCCAACTGGATGCGTTACGTCAACTGTGCTCGCACTGAGGAAGAACAAAACGTGACCGCCTATCAGTTCAGTGGGCAGATTTACTACAGGTCATTTAAACCAATCAAGCCAGGCTCGGAGCTCTTAGTTTGGTATGGTCAAGAGTACGCAAAGGAACTGGGAATCAGTCCGAAGCAGTGGACATCAAAACACATGAAAAAGACCAACATAAAAG GTGTGTTTTCCTGTGCCTACTGTATTATGGCATATTCCAATGCAGAATTTCTTCAAAAGCATCTGAAAAGATCTCACTGGGATAAAATGCAAAGGACAGAATGTACAGGAAATGAGATTGGTAATGTTGAAAAGCTCTCACCTGTAAAGAGAGTGGAAATTTCCAACATGGCGGTAACTGCAAAAAAGAATGTGCATGATGAAAATACAAACCGGAGTCTAAAGCCTCAAAATTTAGGAGAAAAACATAAGTCAAGTCGAACTAGTGACAAAAAACTGCATACAGAAAATAAATCATTCGAGAATTGTTTATGTGAGAATGAGTTTGATTCTTCAAAATCTTCAGCAACTTGTTTAGatgtgaaatgtttaaaatgtggcGTGTGCAAGAAAGAGTTTAGTCAGTCAAATGACTTAACACTGCATGCGAGAATGTGCACAGAAAAAACACTTAAAAAGTGTGATGTGTACAAGACGGGGGTAAATATGTCTGATAACttgacaacacaaaaacaacatactGGAGAGACACCTTAcaagtgtgatgtgtgtgggaAACAGTTTAATCAGTCAGGTCCCTTGACAACACACAAGAGAATTCATACTGGAGAGAAACCTTAcaagtgtgatgtgtgtgggaAACAGTTTAATCAGTCAATTCACTTGACAAAACACAAGAGAATTCATACTGGAGAGAAACCTTAcaagtgtgatgtgtgtgggaAACAGTTTAATGATTCAAGTGCCTTGACAACACACAAGAGAATTCATACTGGAGAGACACCTTACAAGTGTGATGTATGTGGGAAACAGTTTAATCATTCAGGTACCTTGACAAGACACAAGAGAATTCATACTGGAGAGAAACCTTAcaagtgtgatgtgtgtgggaAACAGTTTAATGATTCAAGTGCCTTGACAACACACAAGAGAATTCATACTGGAGAGACACCTTAcaagtgtgatgtgtgtgggaAACAGTTTAATCAGTCAGGTCCCTTGACAAAACACAAGAGAATTCATACTGGAGAGACACCTTAcaagtgtgatgtgtgtgggaAACAGTTTAATGTTTCAAGTCACTTGACAACACACAAGAGAATTCATACTGGAGAGACACCTTAcaagtgtgatgtgtgtgggaAACAGTTTAATCAGTCAGGTGACTTGACAAGACACAAGAGAATTCATACTGGAGAGAAACCTTAcaagtgtgatgtgtgtgggaAACAGTTTAATCAGTCAGGTCCCTTGACAACACACAAGAGAATTCATACTGGAGAGAAACCTTAcaagtgtgatgtgtgtgggaAACAGTTTAATCATTCAAGTACCTTGACAACACACAAGAGAATTCATACTGGAGAGACACCTTAcaagtgtgatgtgtgtgggaAACAGTTTAATCATTCAGGTGACTTGACAACACACAAGAGAATTCATACTGGAGAGACACCTTAcaagtgtgatgtgtgtgggaAACAGTTTAGTGATTCAAGTGCCTTGACAACACACAAGAGAATTCATACTGGAGAGACACCTTAcaagtgtgatgtgtgtgggaAACAGTTTAGTGATTCAAGTGCCTTGACAACACACAAGAGAATTCATACTGGAGAGACACCTTAcaagtgtgatgtgtgtgggaAACAGTTTAATCATTCAGGTGACTTGATAACACACAAGGGAATTCATACTGATGGGTCACATTGTGTTAAATTGATGaaattaaaaagacaaaaaaataaagttacaaataAAACTTTTGTGAAAAGGCCTAATACTTGTGAAGAATAA